A genomic segment from Roseibium algicola encodes:
- a CDS encoding (R)-mandelonitrile lyase, whose product MKIIRSGTASSVKGPDDWFTGTVRIDPLFQAEEPGRTGGAHVTFGPGARTAWHTHPAGQTLIVTFGRGRVQREGGPVEEISQGDVVWFPAGEKHWHGAAPDTAMSHIAIQESIDGSPVTWMEKVSDEDYTG is encoded by the coding sequence ATGAAAATCATCCGTTCCGGGACTGCTTCGTCCGTCAAGGGGCCAGACGACTGGTTCACTGGCACTGTGCGCATCGACCCGCTTTTCCAGGCCGAAGAACCCGGCCGGACCGGAGGTGCCCATGTCACCTTCGGGCCCGGCGCACGCACGGCCTGGCACACCCATCCGGCCGGACAGACGTTGATCGTGACCTTCGGCCGTGGCCGGGTTCAGCGCGAAGGCGGCCCCGTGGAAGAGATTTCCCAGGGTGACGTCGTCTGGTTTCCGGCCGGAGAAAAGCATTGGCACGGTGCCGCACCCGACACAGCCATGAGCCACATCGCCATTCAGGAAAGCATCGACGGCTCCCCCGTCACCTGGATGGAGAAGGTCTCGGACGAAGACTACACCGGCTGA